One stretch of Serinicoccus hydrothermalis DNA includes these proteins:
- a CDS encoding ComF family protein, which translates to MPWRPGADLSALLDLLAPSACAGCGAPASSWCAVCAAQLGAGPRPWRPTPCPPGFPPTWTGPDYSGVVRAGLVAWKEHDRVGLTAALAAVVGRALSAAVSASDEHRSAVEAGRPVAVLPAPSARRSTRVRGRSPVLDLARAAVGPGAVVPGLVLGRPVRDQAGLSAADRAGNLAGALALGPRAAARLAGVPCVVVDDIVTTGATLTECARVLRAAGAGPVVAATVAATSRHRADGEAAPRPLP; encoded by the coding sequence ATGCCGTGGCGCCCGGGGGCCGACCTGAGCGCCCTGCTCGACCTGCTCGCCCCCAGCGCCTGCGCGGGGTGCGGCGCCCCGGCCTCGTCGTGGTGCGCCGTGTGCGCCGCGCAGCTCGGGGCCGGCCCGCGGCCCTGGCGGCCCACGCCGTGCCCACCGGGCTTCCCCCCGACGTGGACCGGCCCGGACTACTCCGGCGTCGTGCGCGCGGGCCTGGTGGCCTGGAAGGAGCACGACCGGGTCGGGCTGACCGCCGCGCTGGCCGCGGTCGTGGGCCGAGCGCTCAGCGCGGCGGTGAGCGCCTCCGACGAGCACCGGAGCGCGGTGGAGGCCGGGCGGCCGGTGGCCGTCCTGCCGGCGCCCTCGGCGCGGCGCAGCACCCGGGTCCGCGGTCGCTCGCCCGTGCTCGACCTGGCCCGCGCCGCCGTGGGGCCGGGGGCGGTCGTGCCCGGACTCGTGCTGGGTCGGCCGGTGCGCGACCAGGCAGGCCTGTCGGCGGCCGACCGGGCCGGCAACCTCGCCGGTGCGCTCGCCCTGGGCCCACGGGCCGCGGCACGGCTGGCCGGCGTGCCCTGCGTCGTGGTCGACGACATCGTCACGACCGGCGCCACGCTGACCGAGTGCGCGCGGGTGCTCCGCGCCGCCGGCGCCGGCCCGGTCGTCGCCGCCACGGTGGCCGCGACGAGTCGTCATCGGGCCGACGGGGAGGCCGCGCCACGCCCCCTACCGTGA
- the mtrB gene encoding MtrAB system histidine kinase MtrB, with protein MRARVVTSTVLLGSLLAMLLGSVLYQSVAQGLVDQAIASAQRDASQQVSTAQSAFDSTDRRDDSGLRGLAEEQIQSMSGPSAEDGRRVQLLPALGNDQGVVERMTTGVATEDISVSLQEAIDSDPANQQVVVVPVSLGDGEERVPAVVVGSRVSLLRAGPYDLVLVYPLLREQETLDLVRQLFLLGGFGLVALVVGLALLATRMVTRPVEEVAKASHEVALGHLDERLPVVGNDEIAQLATSFNTMADSIQHQIRELRSLSQLQQRFVSDVSHELRTPLTTMRMAGDVLHASREDFTAPVARSAELLDQEMDRFEGLLAELLEISRFDSGAATIERHEEDIVPSVRAAVDGVEALAANVGSVLRLHLPEGRVEVCMDGRRISRVLRNLLTNAVEHGEGRPVDVTVAATSQVAAVSVRDHGIGLDEDQQHQVFDRFWRADPARTRTTGGTGLGLAIAMEDARMHGGWLQVGSEPGGGACFRLLLPRTHTHVIAEEPPPVPPTSGADAEVPTVVLALDTREDDS; from the coding sequence TTGCGTGCGCGGGTCGTCACCTCGACCGTCCTGCTCGGCTCGCTGCTCGCGATGCTGCTGGGGAGCGTGCTCTACCAGTCGGTGGCCCAAGGGCTCGTGGACCAGGCGATCGCCAGCGCCCAGCGGGACGCCTCCCAGCAGGTGTCGACCGCGCAGAGCGCCTTCGACTCGACCGACCGGCGCGACGACAGCGGGCTGCGGGGGCTGGCCGAGGAGCAGATCCAGTCGATGAGCGGGCCGTCGGCCGAGGACGGCCGCCGGGTGCAGCTGCTCCCGGCCCTCGGCAACGACCAGGGGGTCGTCGAGCGGATGACGACGGGGGTGGCCACCGAGGACATCTCGGTCTCGCTGCAGGAGGCGATCGACTCGGACCCGGCCAACCAGCAGGTCGTCGTGGTGCCGGTCTCCCTGGGGGACGGGGAGGAACGCGTGCCCGCGGTCGTCGTCGGCTCGCGGGTGTCGTTGCTGCGCGCGGGGCCCTACGACCTGGTGCTCGTCTACCCGCTGCTGCGCGAGCAGGAGACGCTCGACCTCGTGCGGCAGCTCTTCCTGCTCGGCGGGTTCGGTCTGGTCGCCCTGGTCGTGGGCCTCGCGCTGCTCGCGACCCGGATGGTCACCCGGCCGGTCGAGGAGGTGGCCAAGGCCTCGCACGAGGTGGCGCTCGGGCACCTCGACGAGCGCCTGCCGGTGGTCGGCAACGACGAGATCGCCCAGCTCGCGACCTCCTTCAACACGATGGCCGACTCCATCCAGCACCAGATCCGTGAGCTCCGCTCGCTGTCCCAGCTGCAGCAGCGCTTCGTCTCCGACGTCTCGCACGAGCTGCGGACGCCGCTGACGACCATGCGGATGGCCGGCGACGTGCTGCACGCCTCGCGCGAGGACTTCACCGCCCCGGTCGCCCGGTCGGCCGAGCTCCTGGACCAGGAGATGGACCGGTTCGAGGGGCTGCTCGCCGAGCTGCTCGAGATCAGCAGGTTCGACTCCGGGGCCGCCACCATCGAGCGGCACGAGGAGGACATCGTGCCCAGCGTCCGCGCGGCCGTGGACGGGGTGGAGGCGCTGGCGGCCAACGTCGGCTCGGTGCTGCGGCTCCACCTCCCGGAGGGCCGGGTCGAGGTATGCATGGACGGCCGCCGGATCTCCCGGGTGCTGCGCAACCTGCTCACCAACGCCGTGGAGCACGGCGAGGGCCGCCCCGTCGACGTCACCGTGGCCGCGACCTCGCAGGTCGCCGCTGTCAGCGTGCGCGACCACGGCATCGGGCTCGACGAGGACCAGCAGCACCAGGTCTTCGACCGGTTCTGGCGTGCCGACCCGGCCCGGACCCGCACCACCGGCGGGACCGGCCTCGGGCTGGCCATCGCCATGGAGGACGCGCGGATGCACGGCGGCTGGCTGCAGGTCGGCAGCGAGCCCGGTGGCGGTGCGTGCTTCCGGCTGCTCCTGCCCCGCACGCATACCCACGTCATCGCCGAGGAACCGCCGCCGGTCCCGCCCACGTCCGGGGCCGACGCAGAGGTCCCGACCGTGGTGCTGGCCCTGGACACGAGGGAGGACGACTCATGA
- the hpf gene encoding ribosome hibernation-promoting factor, HPF/YfiA family — MELTVTGRKRDVPERFRRHIEDKLDKIPQLAPRVRRTEVVLTHESNPRQAKEAERCEITCYVHRTVVRAEAAADEEYAALDLAMGKLTERLRRIGDKRRVSHTGKHRLPSVAEATFGLPTEPLSDRADGSSAPEAPRDTEEAVDEALQTRGNSPIEIREKVHSSPPMTVGEALSQMELVGHEFFLFHDADADRPSVVYRRRGWSYGVLRLDHADAEPTDTAERASAEAFAS, encoded by the coding sequence ATGGAACTCACCGTGACCGGTCGCAAGAGAGACGTCCCGGAGCGCTTCCGCCGCCACATCGAGGACAAGCTCGACAAGATCCCGCAGCTGGCCCCCCGGGTCCGGCGCACCGAGGTGGTGCTCACGCACGAGTCGAACCCGCGCCAGGCCAAGGAGGCCGAGCGCTGCGAGATCACCTGCTACGTGCACCGGACCGTGGTCCGCGCCGAGGCGGCGGCCGACGAGGAGTATGCCGCCCTGGACCTGGCCATGGGCAAGCTCACCGAGCGCCTGCGCCGGATCGGCGACAAGCGGCGGGTCTCGCACACCGGCAAGCACCGGCTGCCGTCCGTGGCCGAGGCGACCTTCGGGCTCCCGACGGAGCCGCTGAGCGACCGGGCCGACGGCTCGAGCGCACCCGAGGCTCCCCGCGACACCGAGGAGGCCGTGGACGAGGCGCTGCAGACCCGGGGCAACTCCCCGATCGAGATCCGGGAGAAGGTGCACTCCTCGCCACCGATGACCGTGGGGGAGGCGCTGTCCCAGATGGAGCTCGTCGGCCACGAGTTCTTCCTCTTCCACGACGCCGACGCCGACCGCCCGAGCGTGGTCTACCGCCGCCGCGGCTGGTCCTACGGCGTGCTGCGGCTGGACCACGCGGACGCGGAGCCGACCGACACCGCCGAGCGGGCCTCCGCCGAGGCCTTCGCCTCCTGA
- a CDS encoding LpqB family beta-propeller domain-containing protein yields the protein MTWRTRLLPAALVLVLAGCSGQLPITPDPRPGLAVSQQSEREVERILPPARPGDTELEIVQGFLRAGEGFAGDNDVARTYLTSALASDWVPTANVTVYDGGEGLTLTRSADDEVSVEMVAVGRVDADGRLTEQTPRTTTVTFGLARVDGEPRISQFPDDAGLWLSDTEFARAFRPTTISYLNTEQDVFVPELRWLPDSEGLPTAVTRAQLAPLPAYLEGAVRTGASEGLRLATPAVPVDPSSLVATVNLQGATLAQDDALASDLSSQLAHSLLGLTTVAGVEVQVAGQPLPLDGVEGPITGATQLPYTDLEQQVDEVLLRVGEELTAVDPTQYALRDLPTDEGERLPTIGLDWSGIAASADLEDLAGVSTDGTSFRRWRGEEVSTNTGIGDELTAPAVDGDDAFWLGGITRSSGTPRIWAVETDDLDAVARPVEADWLAEDERVDGLSISPDGSRALVVVGQVAAEDEPQTHRVVLSGIVRDGQGRPTGLADPAPVAPHLQDVTSARWSGVGEVLIVGQRAGDAAPQPFRLLLGGWLEPLGELPDLVDAVPVPTTLGVDVVARTQDGGVYVPEGQSGWQPVRNADQVVVPGG from the coding sequence ATGACCTGGCGAACCCGGCTCCTGCCGGCAGCCCTGGTGCTCGTCCTGGCCGGATGCTCCGGCCAGCTGCCGATCACCCCGGACCCGCGCCCCGGCCTCGCGGTGTCCCAGCAGTCCGAGCGGGAGGTGGAGCGGATCTTGCCCCCGGCGCGGCCCGGCGACACCGAGCTGGAGATCGTCCAGGGCTTCCTGCGTGCCGGCGAGGGCTTCGCGGGCGACAACGACGTCGCCCGCACCTACCTCACGAGCGCGCTCGCCAGCGACTGGGTGCCCACGGCGAACGTCACCGTCTACGACGGCGGGGAGGGTCTGACCCTCACCCGCAGCGCGGACGACGAGGTGAGCGTGGAGATGGTGGCCGTGGGTCGGGTGGACGCGGACGGTCGCCTGACCGAGCAGACCCCCCGCACGACGACGGTGACCTTCGGCCTGGCGAGGGTCGACGGCGAGCCCCGGATCAGCCAGTTCCCGGACGACGCCGGGCTGTGGCTGTCCGACACCGAGTTCGCGCGCGCCTTCCGCCCCACGACGATCTCCTACCTCAACACCGAGCAGGACGTCTTCGTCCCCGAGCTGCGCTGGCTGCCGGACAGCGAGGGCTTGCCGACCGCCGTCACCCGGGCCCAGCTCGCGCCGCTGCCCGCCTACCTCGAGGGAGCCGTCCGCACGGGGGCCTCCGAGGGGCTCCGGCTCGCCACGCCGGCCGTGCCCGTCGACCCGTCCTCGCTCGTCGCCACCGTCAACCTCCAGGGCGCCACGCTGGCGCAGGACGACGCCCTGGCCAGCGACCTCAGCAGCCAGCTGGCGCACAGCCTGCTGGGGCTCACCACCGTGGCGGGGGTCGAGGTCCAGGTGGCCGGGCAGCCGCTGCCCCTCGACGGGGTCGAGGGCCCGATCACCGGGGCGACGCAGCTGCCCTACACCGATCTCGAGCAGCAGGTCGACGAGGTGCTGCTCCGGGTCGGGGAGGAGCTCACCGCCGTCGACCCGACGCAGTACGCCCTGCGGGACCTGCCCACCGACGAGGGCGAGCGGCTCCCGACGATCGGGCTGGACTGGAGCGGGATCGCCGCGTCGGCGGACCTGGAGGACCTCGCCGGGGTCTCGACCGACGGGACGTCCTTCCGCCGCTGGCGCGGGGAGGAGGTGTCGACCAACACCGGCATCGGCGACGAGCTGACGGCACCGGCCGTCGACGGGGACGACGCCTTCTGGCTGGGCGGGATCACCCGCAGCAGCGGGACGCCCCGGATCTGGGCCGTGGAGACCGACGACCTCGACGCCGTGGCCCGCCCCGTGGAGGCCGACTGGCTCGCCGAGGACGAGCGGGTCGACGGCCTGTCGATCTCGCCCGACGGCAGCCGCGCCCTCGTCGTCGTCGGCCAGGTCGCCGCCGAGGACGAGCCGCAGACGCACCGGGTGGTCCTCAGCGGCATCGTGCGCGACGGTCAGGGCCGCCCGACCGGGCTCGCCGACCCCGCGCCCGTGGCCCCGCACCTGCAGGACGTCACCTCGGCCCGCTGGAGCGGCGTCGGCGAGGTCCTCATCGTCGGGCAGCGGGCGGGCGACGCGGCGCCGCAACCCTTCCGCCTGCTCCTGGGCGGGTGGCTGGAGCCCCTGGGTGAGCTCCCTGACCTGGTCGACGCCGTGCCGGTGCCGACCACCCTCGGCGTCGACGTCGTCGCGCGCACCCAGGACGGTGGGGTCTACGTGCCCGAGGGGCAGAGCGGGTGGCAGCCGGTGCGCAACGCCGACCAGGTCGTGGTGCCCGGCGGCTGA
- a CDS encoding winged helix-turn-helix domain-containing protein, with the protein MLTLSPAQARRIALAAQGFGRPRPAEPGTRQLGAVLDRLAVVQIDSVNVLTRSHYLPFFSRLGPYDPGLLDRLRDGSGVRGRAKAGRRMVEYWAHEASLLPLETWPHLGFRMRRPRTLAWRADLERQHPGLLDAVQEVVAAHGPVTARGVEVHLPHGAARRNDHWGWNWSAVKTALECLFDSGAVTSAGRTSQFERWYAEPDRVLPPEVLRRAPGEPDAPGELDSVTELLRLSLRAHGLGSQRCLADYFRVRGPLVATALEQLERAGEAERVQVRGWDRPVWLDPQARRPRRVEGAALLSPFDSLVWQRERVEQLWGFRYRLEIYVPAPRRVHGYYVLPFLLDEQLVGRVDLKADREAGVLLARAVHWEPGTDVARAAPRLLAELEEMARWLGLGRVDLPVA; encoded by the coding sequence GTGCTGACCCTCTCCCCGGCCCAGGCCCGGCGCATCGCGCTCGCCGCGCAGGGCTTCGGGCGCCCCCGCCCGGCCGAGCCCGGGACCCGGCAGCTCGGTGCGGTGCTGGACCGTCTGGCCGTCGTCCAGATCGACAGCGTCAACGTCCTCACCCGCAGCCACTACCTGCCCTTCTTCTCCCGGCTCGGGCCCTACGACCCGGGCCTGCTCGACCGGCTGCGGGACGGCTCGGGGGTGCGCGGGCGGGCCAAGGCCGGTCGGCGGATGGTCGAGTACTGGGCGCACGAGGCCTCCCTGCTCCCGCTGGAGACGTGGCCCCACCTCGGGTTCCGCATGCGGCGCCCGCGTACCCTCGCCTGGCGGGCCGACCTGGAGCGGCAGCACCCCGGGCTGCTCGACGCGGTGCAGGAGGTGGTCGCGGCGCACGGGCCGGTCACCGCCCGCGGGGTCGAGGTCCACCTGCCGCACGGCGCCGCCCGGCGCAACGACCACTGGGGATGGAACTGGTCGGCGGTCAAGACCGCGCTGGAGTGCCTCTTCGACTCCGGCGCGGTCACCAGCGCCGGCCGCACCAGCCAGTTCGAGCGGTGGTATGCCGAGCCGGACCGGGTCCTGCCGCCGGAGGTCCTGCGCCGGGCACCCGGCGAGCCCGACGCCCCCGGGGAGCTGGACTCGGTGACCGAGCTGCTGCGGCTGTCCCTGCGGGCGCACGGGCTGGGGAGCCAGCGGTGCCTGGCCGACTACTTCCGGGTCCGGGGCCCGCTCGTCGCGACCGCGCTGGAGCAGCTGGAGCGGGCGGGGGAGGCCGAGCGCGTCCAGGTCCGCGGCTGGGACCGGCCGGTGTGGCTGGACCCCCAGGCCCGCCGGCCGCGCCGGGTCGAGGGGGCGGCGCTGCTCAGCCCGTTCGACTCCCTCGTGTGGCAGCGCGAGCGGGTGGAGCAGCTGTGGGGCTTCCGCTACCGGCTGGAGATCTACGTCCCCGCACCGAGACGGGTGCACGGCTACTACGTGCTGCCCTTCCTCCTGGACGAGCAGCTCGTCGGCCGGGTCGACCTCAAGGCGGACCGGGAGGCGGGGGTTCTGCTCGCCCGGGCCGTGCACTGGGAGCCGGGCACGGACGTCGCGCGCGCCGCGCCCCGGCTGCTGGCCGAGCTGGAGGAGATGGCCCGGTGGTTGGGGCTGGGCCGGGTGGACCTGCCGGTGGCCTGA
- the mtrA gene encoding MtrAB system response regulator MtrA, translating to MSARVLVVDDDQALAEMLGIVLRKEGYEVATCGDGGRAMPMFREFRPDLVLLDVMLPSKDGIEVCQELRGESMVPVVMLTARTDTKDVVLGLEAGADDYVVKPFKPQELLARIRARLRRSETGDDTRLQVGDVLIDVAGHEVTRGGEQIPLTPLEFDLLVALATKPSQVFDRESLLEQVWGYRHAGDTRLVNVHVQRLRSKIEKDPENPQIVVTVRGVGYKAGHP from the coding sequence GTGAGCGCTCGAGTACTCGTGGTCGACGACGACCAGGCGCTGGCCGAGATGCTCGGCATCGTGCTGCGCAAGGAGGGCTACGAGGTGGCGACCTGCGGGGACGGGGGCCGGGCGATGCCGATGTTCCGCGAGTTCCGCCCCGACCTCGTGCTGCTGGACGTCATGCTCCCGTCCAAGGACGGCATCGAGGTATGCCAGGAGCTGCGCGGCGAGTCCATGGTGCCGGTGGTGATGCTCACCGCGCGCACCGACACCAAGGACGTCGTGCTCGGGCTGGAGGCCGGTGCGGACGACTACGTCGTCAAGCCGTTCAAGCCGCAGGAGCTGCTCGCCCGCATCCGGGCCCGGCTGCGCCGGTCCGAGACCGGGGACGACACCCGGCTGCAGGTGGGCGACGTGCTCATCGACGTCGCGGGCCACGAGGTGACCCGCGGGGGTGAGCAGATCCCGCTCACCCCGCTGGAGTTCGACCTGCTCGTGGCGCTGGCCACCAAGCCCAGCCAGGTCTTCGACCGCGAGTCCCTGCTGGAGCAGGTGTGGGGCTACCGCCACGCGGGGGACACCCGGTTGGTCAACGTGCACGTCCAGCGGCTGCGCAGCAAGATCGAGAAGGACCCGGAGAACCCGCAGATCGTGGTGACGGTGCGTGGCGTCGGATACAAGGCCGGACACCCCTGA